From Quercus lobata isolate SW786 chromosome 1, ValleyOak3.0 Primary Assembly, whole genome shotgun sequence, one genomic window encodes:
- the LOC115977098 gene encoding F-box/kelch-repeat protein At1g55270, which produces MEQSSNAQRVIRVQAPLVDSVSCYCKVDSGLKTVAGARKFVPGSKICIQPDINPNAHKSKNSRRERTRVQPPLLPGLPDDLAIACLIRVPRVEHRKLRLVCKRWYRLLAGNYFYSLRKSLGMAEEWVYVIKRDRDGRISWHAFDPTYQLWQPLPPVPGEYSEALGFGCAVLSGCHLYLFGGKDPTKGSMRRVIFYSARTNKWHRAPDMLRKRHFFGSCVINNCLYVAGGECEGIQRTLRSAEVYEPNRNRWSFISDMSTAMVPFIGVVHNGMWFLKGLGSHREVMSEAYSLETNTWTPINNGMVSGWRNPSISLNGQLYALDCRDGCKLRVYDRTTDSWNKFIDSKLHLGSSRALEAAALVPLNGKLCIIRNNMSISIVDVSSPDKHVESNPRLWENIPGKGHFRTLVTNLWSSIAGRSGLKSHIVHCQVLQA; this is translated from the exons ATGGAACAATCTTCGAATGCTCAAAGGGTCATCAGAGTTCAAGCTCCACTG GTCGATTCTGTCTCATGCTATTGCAAAGTAGATTCAGGCTTAAAAACAGTTGCAGGAGCGAGAAAATTTGTCCCTGGATCTAAGATTTGCATTCAGCCTGATATCAATCCTAATGCACACAAGAGCAAAAACTCACGTCGAGAAAGGACCCGAGTGCAGCCACCCCTCCTTCCTGGCCTTCCTGATGATCTTGCTATTGCTTGCCTGATCCGAGTCCCTCGTGTTGAACATAGAAAGCTCCGTCTAGTTTGCAAGAGATGGTACCGTCTTCTAGCTGGAAACTACTTTTATTCTCTTAGGAAAAGTCTCGGAATGGCAGAAGAATGGGTTTATGTCATCAAAAGAGACCGTGATGGAAGGATTTCTTGGCATGCTTTTGATCCCACCTACCAGCTATGGCAGCCACTTCCACCTGTCCCGGGGGAATATTCTGAAGCACTGGGTTTTGGCTGTGCCGTCCTTAGTGGTTGCCACCTTTACTTATTTGGAGGAAAAGATCCAACTAAGGGATCTATGAGGCGGGTCATTTTCTACAGTGCCAGGACAAATAAATGGCATAGGGCACCAGACATGCTTCGAAAACGTCATTTCTTTGGTTCTTGTGTCATAAATAACTGCCTTTATGTGGCTGGTGGGGAATGTGAAGGAATTCAAAGGACTCTCCGATCTGCTGAAGTGTATGAACCTAACAGGAATAGGTGGAGCTTTATTTCAGATATGAGCACAGCTATGGTGCCATTTATTGGAGTTGTTCACAATGGAATGTGGTTTCTAAAAGGACTTGGGTCCCATCGTGAGGTCATGAGCGAAGCCTATTCTCTTGAAACTAATACGTGGACTCCAATTAATAATGGGATGGTCTCAGGTTGGCGCAACCCTAGTATCTCCTTAAATGGACAGCTCTATGCCTTGGATTGCCGGGATGGATGCAAGCTAAGAGTTTATGATAGAACCACAGATTCATGGAACAAATTTATAGATAGCAAGCTCCATCTAGGGAGTTCTCGTGCTTTGGAGGCTGCTGCTCTTGTTCCCCTTAATGGGAAGCTTTGCATCATCCGTAACAACATGAGCATCAGCATAGTTGATGTTTCGAGTCCAGATAAACATGTGGAGAGCAACCCTCGCCTTTGGGAAAACATACCTGGGAAAGGTCATTTCAGGACTCTCGTCACAAATTTGTGGTCCAGTATAGCTGGCCGAAGTGGTTTGAAGAGTCATATTGTGCACTGTCAGGTGCTTCAAGCATGA